The segment CTCACCAGTTCGTCTGAATTTTTGGTTTGGTATTGGTATTCGATCCGTGTGGTGTTTTTGAGCGCAGGAAGATGACCGGGATGGAGTACCTTCTGAGCGAAGTGATGGAGCCGCACCTGTTTGTGATCCGGAAGCAGAAGCGGGAGAGCCCCGAGAAATCAAACCCTATGCTCGCCTACTACATCCTTGACGGCTCCATCTACCAGGCGCCACAGCTCTGCAATGTCTTTGCCTCACGCATAGTATATCCTCGCCTCTTTTTCTTATATTTTGCAATGGGGTTCTAGGTTTTACATTTTTATGATTGTCAATGCGATGAAAATGTTTTGCCCACATTTTTTTGGGGTTAGTTTAGCCTTTCATTCTTTGAACATTTTAATTGGGATGTACAATGTGATTGTGTATTTTTGGTCGTAGGCTTGTAGTGAGTTTTACTTGAACTGTTCTTGTAATATTGCAGAGTAGGACTATGCATCATATATCAAAAGCCTTTACCATAGCATGCTCAAAGTTGGAGAAGATTGGAAACGGTATGATCCATGCGGCTACCAATTTTGTACATTTATTTTCTGTTTACTTGTTTCTCACATGATTGAGTGTAAGGTGTCTTATCACCATGGTGGTACATGAGTCCTGATTAAAGAATTCCATGTCTTAAGCTCCATTGAGATTACATATTTGGCCAAACTTTGTGTTTAATTTCTAGTGAGATACTCCTTTGAAACAATCAACTGGTATACTTCTTCATGGCTTGCTATAGTTTACCTGTTGAATCAAACCTGCACCACTAACCTGTGATGGATTTATCATGTGGAAGACTGTATAAACTTTATGTATAAACTTTATGTATAAGAACATGTGACTATCTTTAAAGCATTGGATATTCTGATTTGTAGAAGAACTCACTTAAATTGCAAAATCATTAAACTGCTTACAAAAAAATTGTCATTCTCAAACTGAAGAAAGCAGTGTTGGATTAGTTACAGATGCCCAAATTTAAACCTCTGACTTAATTCTCTTTGTAATAATGGCTTACAATCTCGTTTGCCAACGAAAAATAGGTTACCTATCACCTGTGACTGTCAGTTCCTTTTTTCTTTCCAACAGGGGGGCATACCTGAATTTTATTCCTAAATCACAACAAAATTTAAAAGTTCCACCTAGTTACCACCACAGCATACCACATGAAAACTCCAGCTAGGGCTGTGTGAGATCACCATAGGAAGTTAGGAACCACCACCACGAAACATGTAGACTTCAAGTACATGACTTTAAAAGGCCACACAGCATCTGAAACTAAAGAACAGCATCAGCTAACTTGCTAGCATGACTAGAGCAGGACTCGCTGTGCTGTTGCCACCAACTAGGATGACACCAGCTAACTCGCCACAGGAACctgtgaattccttgttactgAGTCAAGTGTGTTTTCTTTTCATTTTCCTTGATTTTTTGGCTGTTAGCCTTCTAATCGTGTATTAATTTCAATGTTTGATTTGACAATACCACTTAAACTCTCTGAACTCATCAACTTTAGACAATCTAGTACATGAATCAGTAGTTCTGTAATTCTTGTTATCGCTGGTTAGAATAATGGGCATGACACAGTGAATGCTGGCAGTATGCGTCTACTGGTTGTGAACACTTAGATAGGTGTGTCTATAGTTCCGTTCTTTTCTTTTGGTGGTGTGCTTAGAAACTAGCAGCAACTTATGCATATATTAGCAGCACATGGATCATGGGTTCTGTCATGGTATAATGTTTCATTTGAGGTTGAGGTGGATAACATGTTGTACTTGTTTCTTTTCCTTGTGGAAGTTTGATACAGGTTTTTGAATCTATCGTAGTAGAGCGTGCTATACTTGACTTCTGTTGGTACAAAAATGCACATATAATTTATGTTTTTTCAAGAATGTGTTTAGTCTCTGAACTATTAACTTTGATATATTTGCCTGATTATTACTTGGCCTATCCATTTTCTTTAATAATTCCTTGTGGCTTGGCCACTGGAGCTCATAACTGATACAAAATAGCAGATGCAACTTAGTTTTGATGGAAAGTTTCCTTTTATCTTGAGCCTTTGGTAATGCTTTATGGTGTTGCATAAAAGATCACATGCATGAAAAAAGTTGCTGTGTGTATTCATAAATCACATGTTGCTTCAGCTTTGAGGTAGCTGCTTCCGGATTCTCTGTTGAACTTCTTCGTACTCAGAAGAAACAAAGGTGACACTAGGAATGTCTGTCTGTACATTGCAGTGGAAACTGAGTCTGATGCAGTAGCCTCTGAATCAAAGACCCAAAAGGAAGCAATCGACCTGAAGGAACTCAAACGAATTGATCATATCCTGTCATCCTTGAAACGGAAGGTAATATGATTTTTTTCTCTGCGCTGGCTAACTTAACATGTTATTTGGATCAGGGGCTAAATGCTGTGTCAATTCGTCCTCCGCTAACTTGTGACTGTTGATCCCATTGACCTGCAGTGTGTCTTCCTTTGTtggttaattatatttttaataaaactaACACATTTTCTTTTTCAGATAGGGGCtgctcctccacctccaccttatCCCGAGGGCTATGTCCCACCATCAGCAGAACAAGAGAAAGCACCGGATGATGTGGCAGCATCAGAGGCACCGCCTCAACTTGACCCTATCATTGATCAAGGTCCTTCTAAAAGACCAAGATTCCAATGAAAGATTTGTAGCTTAAATCTGCTGACTCACAATTGCCTGTATGTTTTAAAGTTGCAGACGTGGACTTTATAAGCTCATTCTTGCTGGTTATTTACGGGCCAAAGATAGAACTAACCTTGTGGCATGATGTTTCTGTCTCTGAGTTTCTAGCTTGAATCTTGTAGATTGACCAGTGTCATTTGCTCTGGGCTTGCAATCTTGTAGATTGGCCAATGTCATTTGATCCGGTGTTATCCACTGTTGCTGTTGACCTGTTTCCACTGAGCTTGTATGACTTATGAGGTGGCTATAGTTTTACCTTTGTGCAAATCTGCAAGGCTGGACAACAGATTCATTAGTGATTATATATATTTGTGTAGATTTATCAAGCCATATGACCTGATACAGACTATCAGACTGTCACCAATTGCAACTGCCATTTTCTGTTGGTGTGAAATAAGTTTGACACTAGGAAGTTTGTTGGCTGGGTAATAGCTTGTATAGAAGTCTAGGCCTAAGAGGGATATGTATATGTCTTAATAtatgtatgttttttttttggacgAGAAACCTAGCTTTTATAAAATGCTAAGAGATACGGAGTTCCAAATCTTGCTATGGGTTCcagcttggccttgtttagttcttgaaACAAAAGTTTTTAGGTACTGTAGTACATTTGTAATTATAGCGATTAGTGTCTaaacatagactaattagacttaaaagattcatctcgcaaaataTATGCACACTATAtagtttattattttttaatctatatttaatgcgtgTTCAAACATTTGATATGATGTGACGAAAAGTTTTTGagtcgaaactaaacaaggccaaagcaaAAACCAAAAGAAACTAGTGAGGAGCTAGCTACACCAGCTCTTGACCTGACAAAGAAACCAACGCAAAGTTCTCTATCAGCATAGGAAAACAAATATATAGGCTATAGGACCCCTTCAATCTCCGTAAGCACAGAAAACTAACCTATATGACCCCTTCATTCTCTCCATATCTTCAGTATTCATCCAAAAGTTTAGCAAACACTTCTTCATCCTTGTAATTTTTTCATCTGAATATCGGACAGCCTGGTTTTTCAAACACATCCTGCATACTTGCTAGGAGTTCTATCTCAGCCTAAGGATTCTTTGAAACAGAACCCAATTTCCTCTACCCCACACAGACAACAATTCTTGCTACCTTTCCATTCCTTTTTCTTCAAGTTAACCCTAGTTTCAAGCCTGTTCTGAATGGCCATCCACATGAACACTCTGATTTTAGTTGGTAACTTAGTTGTCCATAGTCTCATAATTCTCTTATTAGTAACCCCCTAAAAGACAGTCTTCTATACATTGATCTAGTGGTGTAAGTACCCGATTTATCTAAAATCCATGTAAATTCATCCATTTCTTCGGTTAGTCTAAATTCATCTAGCCTTTCCATAAGACTTTCCCATTCACTCATATTTCCCTTCTAGAAGCGTGCTTTGTGGATACTTTATATGGCAATGGGTTAGAACCGATGGGTGGTACTACAATAACCCTTAAAGATGTAAGTTTATATGCTGAACCTTATCATATGCATATGTTTATTAATTTGAATCTAAATTTGATGCTTCTGTTTTGTGCAACATCATACATTTTCGCCTTCCACTGCAATTGACCAAAAGGATATTCAAGAAGTTCAAAATGATTTCTGCAGGTTCTTGATGTCGGTGGTGCTATGAGACAACGGCTACTTCTATGGTTATAATTTAGAGTACGCGACGTATCCCAAGTTTGCACTGCGATTGAGCGACCCTTCGATTCATTTTTTGTCATGAAACACAATGTTAATTTGTAGTTTGTAATTTAAATTAAAGTATGCTACAAGTACTCTGTAAATCAAGTTTGTATTAGTTAACTAGTTCACTAGTATATATGAAATTAATTTGAATCAATTGCAATAAGTTCTGAAATTTGGTGAGAACACAATTTCAAATATGGTGGGAATTTTTAAATTCTAAATTTTAAAACTGATTTTTATGGACGCTTCAGTTTGAGTCGAACTACACTAGTAAATACATTTCTAGGGGTGGTTAGATTAAGCCAATAGCCTCTGAAAATGTGTTTTTAGAAGCGGTTTCATTGCCAGAGTCGTTATTGGAAAATAACTTTCAAAGCTGGCTACAGTATAACAACCGCTACTAAAAATTTGTTTACCGAGACAGTTGGCTTATAGAAACCACACTTGAAAATAGATTATCAAGGGTGGTTCTCTTATTGCAACTGCCCCGATAATACCATATTCAGAGGTGGCtatcctaagagcatctccaagagattatcTAAAAGTACTAGCTGaatttactgatttagctactatctaaaatagatttgacaaaaaataCTAAAGTACTCCAACAGACTCTGTATTAAATGGCTAGTGAGGTAGGCTATCCAAAAGTAGAGAGTAAGGGAGATGAGATGGAGAGCTATTAAATTTAGAGAGTCATTTACAAAGTCTGTTGGGAACGTTTTTTTCCTTCAATAATAACTATATTTACCTTTACAAAATGATTTGgttaatctcttggagatgctctaaccgaATTGTCCTAGAAGTACTTTTCTATGCCCGACTCTGCCTATCTTTAGGGTGGATGGCATAGTGGCAGTTTTTTTAACTGACCCTAAAAACCGATTTGACTATTGGTAAAAATCATTTCTGCGCTAGTGCACACTCCCTCCTAGACTCTTGAACATTTTTTGGGCCATGGTAGGCAAAAAATAAAAGCACATTTGTTTTGGGTCGATAATCCCTGCCCGCCACCATGCATCGTGCCACCGGACAAGTCAGGTCGCCTATGCATTTCCAATAAGTAAATAAACGGAATCTCTGTTTAGGCTCTACCTACTAAGGTTCGTGGGCCTAGCCAAAACATGCTAAAAAAATAGGAAACTTTTTTGATATTAGGAGAGAACCCATTGGGCAGCCACATGGTCACAAGTCAtgcaatttttcatgcaaaaaaACATGCAATACACGGCTGTTGGCACTCGAGCCCCCCCTACCTTTAGCATTGCGTGTTCATCCTCTAACCACTTCAATATTTATATTCATTTGGGATATTCATCTTTTCCATT is part of the Sorghum bicolor cultivar BTx623 chromosome 10, Sorghum_bicolor_NCBIv3, whole genome shotgun sequence genome and harbors:
- the LOC8080033 gene encoding mediator of RNA polymerase II transcription subunit 6, whose translation is MSATPLPPPGPDGAGALPPPPGTDMTGICFRDQLWLDTYPLDRNLVFDYFALSPFYDITCNNESLRSRQIHPLDMSHLTKMTGMEYLLSEVMEPHLFVIRKQKRESPEKSNPMLAYYILDGSIYQAPQLCNVFASRISRTMHHISKAFTIACSKLEKIGNVETESDAVASESKTQKEAIDLKELKRIDHILSSLKRKIGAAPPPPPYPEGYVPPSAEQEKAPDDVAASEAPPQLDPIIDQGPSKRPRFQ